The Plasmodium knowlesi strain H genome assembly, chromosome: 14 genome has a segment encoding these proteins:
- a CDS encoding SICAvar, type I — protein sequence MAEPSAATQGGGGLFGKWMEELLNKGATTLTTPEKITEAMRKSLIDTWEELEKWLTKQESNEIAGFCSQNTVQWPDVQPRGWRWPMYMELLCNAILEIKYFMSGIKTERVTINGVGTTDDVQATYEDIDSAEAYRRCIVGAVALKEIYGDHCYLGEVVGKIESEIMNKVKSEHSSRNGMFAECKNITDTEIMVGKALLGDKIRTWTNGKRKSKLGWRVGSELWKRMTQRCYQGNKGMGKPKHEATREENLQKNKATMVSFSGMKDDVNGKGPDSVSLADILTNDNYRLDTTTLENALQVAIKNGTVDPAKINVVVKRLEGEAKEKIWEVKERSKPCNSNELCSRLECVLRQKEGLDGSSVEKSTNEKKLWDEVQKEVTNLVTKVSDNGGTDTDAGSLCSTVQCPKDNADCVSKATCKIMVKALKEIHEMKEDESVSEGDRENDRIFKSTMRCVILNALAEKLKQHAKQGGYACAVEDGITKAFSAAKQESNRHTWCKKNDNKKGSCEPCEKVECISSKIGSTSLVSKVMGELNAESTTNVQTTLSNINDKATLCDRLQCAIDQWKKTTTAGQASGSSNEEFWKGNGGPVKELWDELAGEMNTKGKDGNETACNEVIGENNGTRTATPSEKAACNYLHAGFEQLYDLTAPTTSSSILNNPSFRQTMGCFLLHAYAQHMKRNAICDIEKGISKAFELGEELSSNGTNANCKGGKTCIPCKWADTAQLSSCQIEIKGTNAQSTTTEKVEEQLKTIVNDQDSNITQMLSKINKMSTLCEHMECIASHLNSTNGQNPSKTTASEFWTETGDVGKLWRELSNAMKGKENDNGNGVCDKMGENGTTERNATDPERRACQHLTAGFQKLKDITTNGTSSYETLRKDTSFGQAVGCFLLHSYAKHMQKESICDIENGIKKAFDTAEKGSNGLQCKWDDRDYDNCNITTNSNAQAKVTDKLTTVLPSDQDSTFTTTMDNINKTDSLCDQLKCAAPRWFQNNRQVNGNSGTTKKTWCDFWDGAVRTTLQAMFKHIDEKGKTETNAACNDFGDNNPDSVERKACNHITAGLQHINGITDNGNGNQLLERAVGCIALNMYVDEIIKLTEKNCPIDEERIKAMFEKWNAEHNSSSSCNGANKNGCFKCERVQNTEFSSCELSVSKTLINTSSSPSQPQSQSGACDKGEADAIKVQPQMESLLQTDSKRKDTLDEINKMDNFCTKMQCAVKQYVKKIKNGKPPSWDEITNVVDEELKALLKIITNDGNWKQEEFNQYCMEDIGSSWSTDTDGEKTAKQKACKLFASGLKHISDIKKNNQKDDHAVPLRKTMMCAALNLYADQLIEKSTNQCPLDNEKLGQAIKYAFDKNNATKNGANSCTTQGNNYCFECKRQSPFPNCQIGSKTTDKVKERMNELLEQNKSETKMDETLDKINSKDTFCTQVQCAIKQHYNKKRKEKTGAMVTPNWSDIHNDATTELADLLKDMNDPTKQKNVEQYCNDDSKWNTKGHKEKKTNKAACLHFAAGLKHIYGRGKGSAKVNVKDPSFGQTMGCLFLKEYTKQLKEMAKVKKQGNSWVHPLCDIDEGINHAFEQSEDIMKNVLSECNKGPNGISCFECKIDQDYDDCPIGNSQNDKIEEKVEPLLQEKSDLMEKTLENTVCPILLTDLLTPFLPLAPVSIGLSAMAYYLWKYFGPLGKGGARFRRSPGEIPGPSVQEQVLDHVQQDSSHEYQLVKERKPRSVPTRTKRSGRVNRRTIIEIHFEVLDECQKGDTQLNQKDFLELLVQEFMGSELMEEEQFSKEEVLMEGVPMESIPLEQVPMESIPLEQVPMESIPLEQVPMERVPSLGSGFMV from the exons gAAGCGATGCGGAAGAGTTTGATAGACACATGGGAAGAATTAGAGAAGTGGTTAACGAAGCAGGAATCCAATGAAATAGCGGGTTTCTGCAGCCAGAATACAGTACAGTGGCCGGACGTGCAGCCACGGGGGTGGAGATGGCCAATGTATATGGAACTGTTATGTAATGCTATACTCGAGATAAAGTACTTCATGAGTGGTATAAAGACGGAGAGGGTTACGATTAACGGAGTAGGAACGACGGATGATGTGCAAGCAACATATGAAGATATCGACAGTGCTGAAGCCTATCGACGGTGCATTGTCGGCGCTGTCGCCCTGAAGGAAATCTATGGTGATCACTGTTATTTGGGTGAAGTTGTAGGGAAGATTGAAAGCGAAATAATGAACAAGGTAAAATCGGAACATAGCAGTAGGAATGGGATGTTTGCtgaatgcaaaaatattactGATACCGAAATAATGGTCGGTAAAGCACTCCTCGGTGATAAAATTAGAACGTggacaaatgggaaaaggaagagtaagtTGGGCTGGAGGGTGGGGAGTGAGTTGTGGAAGAGGATGACACAGCGTTGTTATCAAGGGAATAAGGGGATGGGGAAACCGAAGCACGAGGCAACGcgggaagaaaatttacagAAGAATAAAGCAACTATGGTATCCTTCTCCGGAATGAAGGACGATGTCAACGGAAAAGGACCTGATAGTGTGTCCCTAGCTGACATATTAACCAACGACAACTACAGATTAGACACAACCACATTAGAAAATGCACTGCAGGTCGCAATAAAGAATGGCACCGTGGACCCTGCAAAAATAAACGTCGTTGTAAAGAGGTTAGAGGGCGAAGctaaggagaaaatatgggaagtgaaggaacgaa GTAAACCGTGTAATAGCAATGAATTGTGTAGTCGCTTAGAATGTGTATTAAGGCAAAAGGAGGGATTGGATGGGAGTTCTGTAGAGAAATCCACAAACGAG AAGAAATTGTGGGACGAAGTTCAAAAGGAAGTCACCAACCTTGTCACAAAGGTATCTGACAATGGGGGCACCGACACCGATGCAGGCAGTCTGTGCAGTACAGTTCAATGCCCCAAGGATAATGCAGATTGTGTGAGCAAAGCAACATGCAAAATTATGGTTAAAGCATTGAAGGAGATACATGAAATGAAGGAGGATGAATCCGTTTCTGAGGGGGACCGAGAGAATGACCGAATATTTAAATCTACCATGCGTTGTGTAATATTGAATGCATTAGCagagaaattaaaacaaCATGCGAAACAGGGTGGTTATGCTTGTGCCGTCGAAGACGGTATAACTAAAGCATTTTCTGCTGCGAAGCAGGAGAGTAATCGCCATACGTGGTGTAAGAAGAATGATAATAAGAAGGGTTCATGTGAGCCGTGTGAGAAGGTGGAGTGTATCAGTTCTAAAATTGGGAGCACCTCCCTAGTGAGCAAAGTGATGGGTGAGTTGAACGCTGAATCCACCACCAACGTACAAACAACATTATCCAATATAAATGACAAAGCCACTTTATGTGATCGTCTACAATGTGCTATAGACCaatggaagaaaacaacaacagCAGGACAGGCATCAGGAAGCAGCAAC GAAGAATTTTGGAAAGGGAATGGCGGCCCTGTAAAAGAATTGTGGGATGAATTAGCAGGGGAAATGAACACAAAAGGCAAAGACGGGAACGAAACTGCTTGTAATGAAGTGATTGGTGAGAATAATGGCACTAGAACAGCAACTCCGTCTGAGAaggcggcatgcaattatttgcatgccggcttcgAACAATTGTACGATCTGACGGCGCCGACGACGTCGTCGTCTATtttaaacaacccatcgtttagacaaacgatgggttgtttcttacttcacgcttatgcacaacatatgaaaagaaatgcaaTTTGTGATATTGAAAAGGGCATAAGCAAAGCTTTCGAACTTGGGGAGGAACTCAGTAGTAATGGTACTAATGCTAATTGCAAGGGTGGTAAAACTTGTATTCCATGCAAATGGGCAGATACTGCCCAATTGAGCAGTTGCCAAATTGAAATAAAGGGCACAAATGCCCAAAGCACCACCACTGAGAAGGTAGAAGAGCAGTTAAAGACCATCGTCAATGACCAGGACTCCAACATAACACAAATGCTAtctaaaataaataaaatgtccACTTTATGTGAGCACATGGaatgtatagcatcccaTTTAAATTCCACAAACGGACAAAACCCATCGAAAACAACTGCG AGCGAATTCTGGACAGAGACTGGTGATGTTGGCAAACTGTGGAGAGAATTGTCCAACGCcatgaaggggaaggagaatgaCAATGGGAATGGTGTTTGTGATAAGATGGGAGAGAACGGCACTACTGAGAGGAATGCAACTGACCCTGAAAGGAGGGCATGCCAACATCTTACAGCAGGTTTCCAGAAACTAAAGGATATTACAACGAATGGAACTTCATCTTACGAAACCCTAAGGAAGGACACATCGTTTGGACAAGCggtgggttgtttcttacttcattcttatgcaaaacatatgCAGAAGGAGTCCATTTGTGATAttgaaaatggaataaaaaaagcttttgACACTGCAGAAAAAGGTTCAAATGGATTACAATGTAAATGGGATGATAGGGACTATGACAACTGCAACATTACCACAAATAGCAACGCCCAAGCGAAAGTAACGGACAAATTAACAACAGTATTACCCTCGGACCAAGACAGCACCTTCACTACCACCATGGACAACATAAACAAAACAGATTCTTTATGTGACCAACTCAAATGTGCTGCACCCAGATGGTTCCAAAACAACAGGCAAGTGAACGGGAATAGTGGTACTACTAagaagacttgg tgtgacttttgggatGGCGCAGTTAGGACAACATTGCAAGCGATGTTCAAGCACATcgatgaaaaaggaaagaccGAAACTAATGCTGCATGCAATGACTTTGGTGATAATAATCctgatagtgttgaaagaaaagcttgtaatcatatcacagcaggaCTACAACACATTAATGGCATTACAGATAATGGAAATGGCAACCAACTGCTCGAACGAGCAGTTGgctgtattgctcttaacatgtatgttgatgaaataattaaattgacggagaaaaattgtcccattgatgaggaaagaataaaggcaatgtttgaaaaatggaatgctGAGCATAATTCTTCGTCTTCGTGTAATGGTGCTAATAAAAATGGTTGTTTTAAGTGTGAAAGGGTTCAAAACACAGAATTTAGTAGTTGCGAACTAAGTGTTTCCAAAACATTGATTAATACATCATCATCACCGTCACAACCACAATCACAAAGTGGAGCTTGCGATAAGGGGGAAGCTGACGCAATTAAAGTCCAACCTCAAATGGAAAGCCTCCTCCAAACTGACTCCAAAAGGAAAGATACACTAGACGAAATCAATAAAATGGACAACTTCTGTACTAAAATGCAATGCGCAGTAAAACAATACGTAAAGAAgatcaaaaatggaaaaccaccatcttgg GATGAAATAACTAATGTGGTTGATGAGGAATTAAAGGCACTCCTAAAAATTATTACGAATGATGGGAATTGGAAACAAGAGGAATTTAACCAATACTGCATGGAAGACATTGGTTCTTCTTGGTCAACCGACACCGACGGTGAAAAAActgcaaagcaaaaagcttgtaagctttttgcttcaggtttaaaacacatttctgatattaaaaaaaacaaccaaAAGGATGATCATGCTGTACCACTTAgaaaaactatgatgtgcgcagcacttaatctttatgctgatcaattaataGAAAAATCAACAAATCAATGTCCTTtagataatgaaaaattggGACAGGCAATAAAATACgcttttgataaaaataatgccACTAAGAATGGAGCAAATTCATGCACCACTCAGGGCAATAATtattgttttgaatgcaagaGGCAAAGTCCTTTCCCTaattgccaaattggcaGCAAAACCACTGACAAAGTAAAGGAGAGAATGAACGAACTCCTcgaacaaaacaaaagtgAAACCAAGATGGACGAAACactagacaaaataaatagtaAAGacactttctgtactcaagtccaatgtgcaATCAAACAACACTAcaacaaaaagagaaaagaaaagacagGTGCAATGGTCACACCTAATTGG agtGACATACACAATGACGCCACAACAGAATTAGCGGACCTTTTAAAAGATATGAACGACCCTACAAAGCAGAAGAACGTTGAACAATACTGCAATGACGACAGCAAATGGAATACTAAGggccataaagaaaaaaaaacaaataaagcagcttgtttgcattttgctgcaggattaaaacacatttatgGCCGCGGTAAGGGCTCTGCTAAGGTCAATGTTAaggacccatcgtttgggcaaacgatgggttgtttatttcttaaggaatatacaaaacaattaaaagaaatggcaaaagtgaagaaacaaggaaatagttgggtacatcctctttgtgacatagatgAGGGCATAAATCACGCTTTTGAACAAAGTGAAGACATTATGAAGAATGTATTATCTGAATGTAACAAGGGTCCTAATGgtatttcttgttttgaatgcaaaattGACCAAGATTATGATGATTGCCCCATTGGCAACAgccaaaatgacaaaatagaggaaaaagtggaaccaCTACTCCAAGAGAAGAGCGacttaatggaaaaaacattagagaatacagtctgtcccatccttcttacggatctccttaccccttttcttcctttggctcctgtctccattggcctttctgctatggcttattacctttggaag tattttggtcctcttggtaaaggaggagcacgtttcagaagatctcctggtgaaattcctggtccatcggtacaggaacaagttctcgatcatgtgcagcaagatagttcacatgaatatcaattggtgaaggaacgaaaacctcgttctgttccaacaagaacaaaacgttctggtcgcgtgaatcgtcgaacgattattgaaattcattttgaagtgttggatgaatgtcaaaaaggggacacacaattgaaccagaaggattttctggaacttttggttcaagaattcatgggatccgaattaatggaagaagaacagttttctaaggaagaagttcttatggaaggggttccaATGGAAAGTATTCCCTTGGAGCAGGTTCCAATGGAAAGTATTCCCTTGGAGCAGGTTCCAATGGAAAGTATTCCCTTGGAGcaggttccaatggaacgtgttccaagtttaggttccgggtttatggtttag
- a CDS encoding glycerol-3-phosphate 1-O-acyltransferase, putative: protein MPDLYFLIRWLCKAIVSSLFGDVNVINPENVPLYGSVIFVGNHNNQFIDACVLVANIPRQVKFIVAEKSMRRAVIGKLASIIGCISVKRPEDLKFKGIGHVCWVKGDNKIKGINTRFKLDVQIGDKLLTQNKVFSVTKIESETELIIQDAINIECEDKKNGVPFKIIPKINQTEVYNLVTSSLKNGDTIGIFPEGGSHDRTNLLPLKPGVAIMTLCALADGVEDVSIIPVGLSYSKLYQLQGCVTLFYGNAIIVSQDHCKDYNNNHRETISKVLSKIEEGMRSCMLTSKDHETSRCIELCVSLYTPERMTISKNKIYNNLQLFCKMFWKFGNSKEIENLSYELKCYEKFLQANKIKDDEVWMLKQSTSAATLKFIEHICSLIFCVIFGMTFSLLWLPLVAISIYLAEKHRESALKNSTVKIQGCDVVASYKVLVLLVLLPTFNIMYGLVFSLYLYQSWLKRIAFVILSMCILPICYYINLNYSAQIPSLLRQMKILLKVICGKINVWRDNERELISTRHELQLKVRALVSNLGPKVSDDFLEQLYRNIPKFVVDADTKRLIRGKDEWVPILQRSQLEYKEEIL, encoded by the coding sequence ATGCCAGATCTATACTTTCTAATAAGATGGTTATGTAAAGCAATTGTTAGCTCCCTGTTTGGAGATGTGAACGTGATAAACCCAGAAAATGTGCCTCTGTACGGATCAGTTATATTTGTGGGCAACCACAATAATCAGTTCATTGACGCATGCGTGTTAGTAGCAAACATTCCAAGGCAAGTCAAATTTATTGTGGCGGAGAAGTCTATGAGGAGAGCTGTGATAGGGAAGCTAGCCAGTATTATTGGATGCATAAGCGTAAAGAGACCAGAAGATTTAAAATTTAAAGGAATAGGACATGTATGTTGGGTTAAAGGGGACAACAAAATCAAAGGAATAAACACCAGATTTAAGTTAGATGTACAAATAGGGGATAAATTACTAACACAAAATAAAGTTTTTTCAGTTACGAAAATTGAATCGGAAACAGAGCTGATTATACAAGATGCTATAAACATAGAatgtgaagataaaaaaaatggagttccttttaaaattattcccAAAATTAATCAAACAGAAGTTTACAATTTAGTTACGAGTAgcttaaaaaatggagatacCATTGGGATTTTCCCAGAGGGGGGTTCGCACGATAGAACAAATTTGTTGCCATTGAAACCTGGAGTTGCTATCATGACGTTATGTGCATTAGCCGATGGGGTAGAAGATGTGTCCATCATTCCTGTAGGGTTGTCGTACTCGAAACTGTACCAGTTGCAAGGTTGTGTTACTCTATTTTATGGAAATGCAATAATTGTTTCGCAGGATCATTGTAAAGATTATAATAATAACCATAGGGAAACCATATCCAAAGTTCTCAGCAAAATTGAGGAAGGAATGCGAAGTTGTATGTTGACCTCGAAAGATCACGAAACAAGCAGATGCATAGAACTTTGTGTCAGTCTGTACACTCCCGAACGAATGACAAtatcgaaaaataaaatttacaatAATTTACAGCTCTTTTGTAAAATGTTTTGGAAATTTGGAAATTcaaaagaaattgaaaatttaAGTTATGAATTGAAATGCTATGAGAAATTCTTGCAAGCAAATAAAATCAAAGATGATGAAGTATGGATGCTTAAACAGTCGACTTCTGCAGCTACGTTAAAATTCATTGAGCATATTTgtagtttaattttttgtgtaatttttgGTATGACTTTTTCACTCTTATGGCTACCCCTTGTTGCTATTTCCATTTATCTGGCAGAAAAACATAGAGAATCTGCATTGAAAAATAGTACGGTAAAAATTCAAGGTTGTGATGTGGTGGCTAGCTACAAGGTCTTAGTCCTACTAGTTTTATTACCAACTTTTAACATAATGTATGGGTTAGTATTTAGTTTATATCTCTATCAGTCATGGTTAAAAAGAATTGCATTTGTAATTTTAAGCATGTGTATATTGCCCATTTGTTACTATattaatttaaattattctGCTCAAATTCCTAGTCTCTTAAGACAAATGAAAATACTTTTAAAGGTCATTTGTGGCAAGATAAATGTCTGGAGAGATAACGAACGGGAACTTATAAGCACAAGACATGAACTGCAACTGAAGGTTCGTGCCTTGGTGTCAAATTTAGGTCCAAAAGTGTCTGATGATTTTCTCGAGCAGCTCTACCGAAACATCCCGAAATTTGTTGTTGATGCGGACACCAAGCGGCTTATTCGGGGCAAAGACGAGTGGGTACCTATTCTTCAGCGTTCTCAGTTGGAATACAAGGAGGAGATTCTCTAG
- a CDS encoding tetratricopeptide repeat protein, putative, whose protein sequence is MDSLYSSTQNSLSNLNQGNDKYNHAKSAENNDNENVDTDVCDESENNELSKSSPSENDTTKENQDNNGNTKEEKDKEKKVVINECPPDGEDNQKKLSSDSMDDKYLEEQNEKETRDDANAKYKYGDYEGAIKIWLRGLRSINYVLSKKEELTSERLESFQKLHATYCSNIAQGFMKLSKFSECVKYSLMALESDKKNVKIYFRLAKGYFMLGEYDKSIQVINEGIEIDNDIALVNLLSLVKKKKETFLKKEKHMMKYIFDNLKDKSIIQEEKCYNSIFRTVYSLVTLLLMFVYAFFVRSSSVLARTLRKWKIKSS, encoded by the coding sequence atggactcGCTCTACAGTAGCACACAAAATAGCTTAAGCAACTTAAACCAAGGCAACGACAAGTATAACCACGCAAAGAGTGCAGAAAATAACGATAATGAAAATGTAGATACAGACGTATGTGATGAAAGTGAAAACAATGAGTTATCCAAATCGTCTCCGTCCGAAAATGATACCACAAAAGAAAATCAAGATAATAATGGGAAtacaaaggaggaaaaagataaggagaagaaagtgGTAATAAATGAATGCCCTCCGGATGGAGAAGACAATCAAAAAAAACTATCCAGTGATTCGATGGATGATAAATATttagaagaacaaaatgaaaaggaaacaagAGATGATGCAAATGCAAAATACAAATATGGGGATTACGAAGGGGCAATAAAAATCTGGCTAAGAGGACTAAGGTCTATCAATTATGTCCtttccaaaaaggaagaactaaCCAGTGAACGTTTGGAATCCTTCCAAAAATTACATGCCACCTACTGTAGCAATATTGCTCAGGGGTTCATGAAATTAAGTAAATTCTCAGAATGTGTTAAATATTCCCTTATGGCTCTAgaaagtgataaaaaaaatgtaaaaatatacttCAGATTGGCTAAGGGATATTTTATGCTAGGCGAATATGACAAATCTATACAAGTCATAAATGAAGGAATCGAAATTGATAATGACATAGCTTTGGTTAATTTGTTATCActcgtgaaaaaaaaaaaggagacttttttaaaaaaggaaaaacatatGATGAAGTATATCTTTGATAATCTCAAAGACAAATCTATCATTCAAGAAGAGAAGTGTTACAATTCGATTTTCAGGACTGTATATTCGTTAGTAACTCTGCTTCTCATGTTTGTGTATGCATTCTTCGTTCGCTCCTCCAGCGTCTTAGCTCGCACCCttagaaaatggaaaataaagaGTAGCTAA